Sequence from the Burkholderia sp. GAS332 genome:
GTCGAAAGCGGAGCCGTGAATCGGTTCGAACATCGAGGGATAGCGGCGCTCGGGGTCGAGATTCGCGGTCGGCGCGATGCCGAGGCTGCCGGCGAGTGCCGCGGCCAGATCGCTGAGAATGTCCGCGTGAAGGTTCGTCGCGACGATCGTGTCCAGCGTCGCGGGACGGTTGACCATGCGCGCGGTGGCGGCGTCAACGAGTTCCTTGTCCCATTGGACGTCGGGAAACTCACGCGATACCTCCAGGGCGATCTCGTCCCACATGACCATCGCGTGACGTTGCGCATTGCTCTTGGTGATCACCGTCAGCAGCTTGCGCGGCCGCGACTGGGCAAGACGGAACGCGAAACGAAGAATGCGTTCGACGCCCACGCGGGTCATCATCGAAACGTCGGTTGCCACTTCGATCGGATGACCCTGGTGCGCGCGTCCGCCTACGCCGGCGTACTCCCCCTCCGAATTTTCGCGCACGATGACCCAGTCGAGATCCTTTGGTCCGCAACGCTTCAACGGCGCGTCGATACCGGGAAGGATGCGGGTGGGACGCACATTCGCATACTGATCGAAGCCCTGGCAGATCTTCAGGCGCAAACCCCACAGCGTCACGTGATCGGGAATATGCGGGTCGCCCGCCGAGCCGAACAGAATCGCGTCCTTGTTGCGGATCGCATCCAGCCCATCGGACGGCATCATCACACCGTGCTGACGGTAAAAGTCGCCGCCCCAATCGAAATTCTCGAACTCGAATCCGAAGCTGTCGTTTCGCGCGGCGATGGCTTCGAGAACCCGTTGGCCCGCGGGCACGACTTCCTTGCCGATGCCGTCGCCGGGAATGGTTGCGATGCGGTAGGTCTTCACTGGCGTCTCCATGATGTTGAACGTATGGCTGCATCCTAGAACGAGGACCGTGCGCGAAAACGCTGCTAGACTCAAAGCATCCTTAACTTCAAGTTAACAATGAGCGGCTCGCTAGCCTCGCTAGCCTCGCTAGCCTCGCTAGCCTCGCTAGCCTCGCTAGCCTCGCTGGCCTGCTTGTCGGCCTGCTCACTGGCCTGCTGACTAGCCCGCTTATTGGCCCACTCAACATGACCTCGTCGATACAACCGGACGACCTCGCGTTCTTCTCCACGCTCGCCGCAAGCGGCAGCCTGACGGCGGCGGCACGCGAACTCGGCTTGAGCACCGCGGCCGTGAGCAAGCATCTCTCGAAAATGGAATCGCGTGCGGGCGTGGCACTCGTCAATCGCACGACACGGCGCATGAGCCTCACGCCGGAGGGGGAGCTATATCTAACGCGCGCGAGGCGCATCCTGAGCGAAATGGACGACCTCGCGCAGTTGCTCGGCGGCTCGCAAGCGGCGCCGAAAGGCCTGCTGCGCGTGAACGCGACGCTCGGCTTCGGCCGCAGTCACATAGCGCCGCTCATTTCCCGGTTTGTACGCCGCTTTCCCGAGGTGGACGTGCAGTTGCAACTCTCCGTCGACCCACCGCCGCTCAGCGACGATGCCTTCGACGTGTGCGTGCGCTTTGGCGAACCGCCGGATGCTCGCGTGATTGCGCGCCGGGTCGCGTCCAATCGGCGGCTGCTTTGCGCAGCGCCCGCGTATTTCGCCAAACGGCGCGCGCCACGCAGTCCGGCAGAGCTATCGCAGCACAACTGTATCGGCATTCGCCAGGGCGACGATGGCTACGGGCTATGGCGTCTGACTAGCGGACGCGGCACGGCCGAAAGGACCGAGACGGTACGCGTGCGCGGCAACCTCACCACTAATGACGGCGAGATCGCGGTGAAGTGGGCGCTGGACGGCCACGGCATTCTGATGCGCGCGGAATGGGATATCGCGGAGTATCTCGCCGACGGCCGCCTGATCCATGTCCTGCCGGAATACCGCACGCCGGGCGCGGACATCTACGCGGTGTACCCGCAACAGTTGCAGATGACGGCGCGGGTCAAGGCCTTCGTCGACATGCTGATAGAAACGCTTGGGGCGCGTTGAGTCAGCCTCCCTCAGTTCTGCAATGCAGAACTACGGCGACAACCAACCGACTGGGAATTCAAACCGGATAATTCCCCCAACTTCCTTGCATTACATAGCCTTACGTCGCAAATCAAGCACCCATTCCGATCCAGGTGTTTTCCCTATTTTGGCCTGCATTGCAGGCCAAACGAGCGAATTCCCCCGTTGACACGGAACGAACGGTCGTGCCAAATTGCACCTGCATCCTGTGCGCAAGCATGCGATCAATGAGTTCATAGCAGCGCCGAGCCGCCCCAGCGATCAGGAGACAACCCAGCAGGCAACCGGACTCAAGGCGCGTACCAGCAAACCCACTATTTCGTATTCCTGATCGGATTGCGAAGGCCCCTTATCGCCCATTGAAATCGCATCGCGCAACAGATCGCCACAACCTTGCAGCACAAGCATTACTTCGCCAGTTCAGTCGATTCCAAAAAACAAGGAGACACGAAGCATGCCGGCAAGTCATCGCAATCGGTTTGGAGCCATTCTCGGATTAGTGGGCGCGTGCGCACTGGGCGCGACTCAGTGCGCCCATGCGCAAAGCAGCGTCACGTTGTACGGTATCGTCGACGCTTCTCTCCTCTACACCAACAAAACACTTGACCCGACGACCGGCCAGAGCGCCGGTCATCAATACTCGTTCACCGACAGTGGCCTCTCCGGTTCGCGCTTCGGCATGCGCGGCGCAGAGGACCTCGGCGGCGGCATGCGCGCGATCTTCGAACTCGAAAGCGGTATCAGCATTGCCAACGGTTCGTTCAGCAATTCGAACGGCAACGAATTCGGGCGGCAGGCGTGGGTCGGGGTGGACAGCCGCTACGGTACGGTCAAGGCCGGTTTGCAGTTCTCACCCTTCTTCCTCGCGGTGTACGACTTCGATCCACGCGAGATGTCGTACTTCGGCAGCGGCCTCATCACCTATCTCAATAACGTTTATGTGACCGGCCTGTTCAATCCGAACGGCATTTCGTACACGTCGCCGGAAATCGCCGGTTTGCAAGCGAGCGCGATGATGGCCTTGGGCGGCACGGCCGGTGATTTCCAGGCAGGCCGTCAGTACTCGGCGAGCCTGCGCTACCACCTCGGCACGCTGACCGTCGATGCCGCGCTCTATAGCGGCAACGCCGGCGGCAGTGCGGCATCGATCGCGATTCCGAGCGTGGTTGAATTCGACGGCCGCGCAATCGGCGCCAGCTACGTGTTCAATAACCTGACCGTGAAGGCTTCCTACGTGCAGTACAAGGTGGCCGGCTCGTTCAACGATCGCGTCTATTCAGGCGGCGCCAGCTATCGCATCACACCGGCTCTGAACCTCGATGCGGGCGTGTGGGTCACGCGCGACGGGAACAACTCGTCGAACAATTCGATACTGGCGTCCACCGGGGTCGAGTATTCGCTGTCGAAGGCTACCGTGGTGTATGGGCAAGCCGGCTTTGTCACCAACCACGGCGCGATGCATACCGGTCTGTCCGTCAACAACGCACTGAACGAAGCCACCGGCACAACCGCTGGCGTGAACCTCGGCATCCGGCACATGTTCTAGCCGCTGCGGAGCGCGAGATCCCGGCGTGCCGCACGGGCGGCGCGCCTGATCATTCGCGAGCGTGATCGGCAAGCCTTCGATCCATGCTGAATACACGTGGCGGCACGGCCCTTTTGCAATTTGCGCAGGATGTGTCAAACGTGCCCGCCAAGAGCGCGCGCATTCTAAGTGACTTCCTGAATAATCTGCAATGCAAAACAATCAAATGGAAAACCCTATTGACGCAAACTGAACGATCGTGCCAAATTTCCCTCACACCATCGCACATCATTTTCCGTAGTTGCGCCGATGCGTGCGCGTTTCAAACCGTCGACAACCGTCGATAACGGTCGCCGGATTCAGGCCGCGACTGTTGTCCCGTCCGTAGTCAGGCGTGCGGCGATGCGTCCCCAGAAGCACGGTGTGACGATTGCGCCACACGCCCTGTTGGAGGGTGTAAAAGCGTGGATATGTTTTTGCAGCAGTTTCTCAACGGGTTGACGCTGGGCGGCATCTACAGCCTCGTCGCACTCGGACTCACGCTGGTCTACGGCATTCTCGCGGTGCCGAATTTCGCCCACGGCGCGTTCTATATGGTCGGCGCGTTCGTCTCGTTCTACCTGATGAGCCGGCTCGGCTGGAACTACTGGCTCGCCATGATCGGCTCCGGCGTCGCGGTCGCGGTCCTCGCCATCCTCGCGGAGCGGCTGGTGTTCAACCCGTTGCGCAAATCTTCCGAACTGCATCCGATGATCGCCGCGATCGGCCTTCTGCTGTTTCTCGAAGCCGGTGCGCAAGCGATCTGGGGCGCGGACTTTCATCGCATGGCCACGCCCTATGCCGGCATCGTCGATCTGGGCGGCGTCACCGCGCCGTTGCAGCGCCTGCTGATCATCGGCGCCGCGTTCGCGTTGGTGGTCCTGCTGCAACTCTTCCTCAAATACACGGTGATCGGCTCGAGCATCATCGCGATGGCACAGGATCGTGAAGGCGCCTCGCTGATGGGCATCGACGCCAACAAGGTGACGATGCTGACCTTCGGCATTTCCGGCCTTCTCGCCGCCGTGGCGGCCACGCTGTATGCGCCGATCAACCTCGTCTATCCGGCAATGGGCCAACTGGTGATCCTGAAAGCCTTCGTGATCATCATTCTCGGCGGCATGGGCAGCGTGCCGGGCGCGATCGTGGGCGGCCTGATCATCGGCATGGCGGAGAGCTTCGGCGCCTTCTACATTTCGACCGACTACAAGGACATCATCGCCTTCGTGCTGCTGGTGGTGATTCTGTCGGTTCGTCCTCAGGGGCTGTTCACCAGGGAACTGCGCGCATCGTGAAATCAGTCAAGAAATTATTCGAGGGCAAGCTGGGGTGGGCGCTGCTGTTCGTGCTCGGTCTCGTGTTTCCGTTTCTGGCCACCAACGACTACATGCTCACCGTGATGTCCACCGCGTACGTCTTCGCGCTGGCCACCGTCGGGCTGAATCTGATCACCGGTTATACGGGGCAGTTCAATCTCGCGCACGGCAGCTTCATGGCGGTGGGCGCGTACACGGTGGGCATTCTGACGGTCGATCATCAGGTGCCATTCTGGCTCGCGTTCCTGGCCTCGGGCGTCGTCGTCGCGATTCTGGGCGCGCTGGTCGGCCTCGTGTCGCTGCGCCTGCGGGGCCACTACTTTTCGATCTTCACGCTGTGCGTCGGCTACATCATGTTTCTCGTGATCGAGAAATGGGACAGCCTCACCCACGGCGTCTCGGACATCGTCGGCATCCCGGCGCCCTCGGGATTCGGCATCGTTTCGTTTGAAGATCCGCGGCCACTTTATTACCTGGTGTTCGCGTTCCTCGTGCTCGGCGTATGGCTGATGCATCGCATCGTCAACTCGCTGCTCGGCCGGACCTTCATGGCGATCCGCAATAGCGACGGCCTCGCCCAGTCACTCGGCATCAACCTGATGCGCAACAAGGTGCTGGCCTTCGTGCTGTCGGTCGTCTATGCGGGGTTCGCGGGCGGCCTCTATGCGGGCTCCGTGCGCTTTCTCGGGCCGGATCTGGCCGGCGTCGAGCATACCTTCGATATGACGATGTATATGCTGGTGGGTGGCATCGGCACCCTCGCCGGCCCGCTGCTCGGCGCGCTCGCTATTCCATGGCTCACGCAGTATTTGCAGTTTCTGCAGGCGTACCGCTTCGTCGTGTTCGGCCCGATCCTGATTCTGCTGGTGATCTTTCTGCCGAACGGGATTGTCGGTTTGTATATGGCGCGAAAAAACCGGCGCGCGCAACCTGCAACGCCAAAAAGCGGCATCGTCGCGCGTCAGTCACAGTCCGCA
This genomic interval carries:
- a CDS encoding tartrate dehydrogenase/decarboxylase / D-malate dehydrogenase, whose translation is MKTYRIATIPGDGIGKEVVPAGQRVLEAIAARNDSFGFEFENFDWGGDFYRQHGVMMPSDGLDAIRNKDAILFGSAGDPHIPDHVTLWGLRLKICQGFDQYANVRPTRILPGIDAPLKRCGPKDLDWVIVRENSEGEYAGVGGRAHQGHPIEVATDVSMMTRVGVERILRFAFRLAQSRPRKLLTVITKSNAQRHAMVMWDEIALEVSREFPDVQWDKELVDAATARMVNRPATLDTIVATNLHADILSDLAAALAGSLGIAPTANLDPERRYPSMFEPIHGSAFDIMGKGLANPVGTFWSVVMMLEHLGETAAAQQLMNAIERITADPALHTRDLGGMATTVQVTDAVCAILAAETAAQFKAA
- a CDS encoding transcriptional regulator, LysR family; this translates as MTSSIQPDDLAFFSTLAASGSLTAAARELGLSTAAVSKHLSKMESRAGVALVNRTTRRMSLTPEGELYLTRARRILSEMDDLAQLLGGSQAAPKGLLRVNATLGFGRSHIAPLISRFVRRFPEVDVQLQLSVDPPPLSDDAFDVCVRFGEPPDARVIARRVASNRRLLCAAPAYFAKRRAPRSPAELSQHNCIGIRQGDDGYGLWRLTSGRGTAERTETVRVRGNLTTNDGEIAVKWALDGHGILMRAEWDIAEYLADGRLIHVLPEYRTPGADIYAVYPQQLQMTARVKAFVDMLIETLGAR
- a CDS encoding Outer membrane protein (porin) encodes the protein MPASHRNRFGAILGLVGACALGATQCAHAQSSVTLYGIVDASLLYTNKTLDPTTGQSAGHQYSFTDSGLSGSRFGMRGAEDLGGGMRAIFELESGISIANGSFSNSNGNEFGRQAWVGVDSRYGTVKAGLQFSPFFLAVYDFDPREMSYFGSGLITYLNNVYVTGLFNPNGISYTSPEIAGLQASAMMALGGTAGDFQAGRQYSASLRYHLGTLTVDAALYSGNAGGSAASIAIPSVVEFDGRAIGASYVFNNLTVKASYVQYKVAGSFNDRVYSGGASYRITPALNLDAGVWVTRDGNNSSNNSILASTGVEYSLSKATVVYGQAGFVTNHGAMHTGLSVNNALNEATGTTAGVNLGIRHMF
- a CDS encoding amino acid/amide ABC transporter membrane protein 1, HAAT family, producing the protein MDMFLQQFLNGLTLGGIYSLVALGLTLVYGILAVPNFAHGAFYMVGAFVSFYLMSRLGWNYWLAMIGSGVAVAVLAILAERLVFNPLRKSSELHPMIAAIGLLLFLEAGAQAIWGADFHRMATPYAGIVDLGGVTAPLQRLLIIGAAFALVVLLQLFLKYTVIGSSIIAMAQDREGASLMGIDANKVTMLTFGISGLLAAVAATLYAPINLVYPAMGQLVILKAFVIIILGGMGSVPGAIVGGLIIGMAESFGAFYISTDYKDIIAFVLLVVILSVRPQGLFTRELRAS
- a CDS encoding amino acid/amide ABC transporter membrane protein 2, HAAT family is translated as MKSVKKLFEGKLGWALLFVLGLVFPFLATNDYMLTVMSTAYVFALATVGLNLITGYTGQFNLAHGSFMAVGAYTVGILTVDHQVPFWLAFLASGVVVAILGALVGLVSLRLRGHYFSIFTLCVGYIMFLVIEKWDSLTHGVSDIVGIPAPSGFGIVSFEDPRPLYYLVFAFLVLGVWLMHRIVNSLLGRTFMAIRNSDGLAQSLGINLMRNKVLAFVLSVVYAGFAGGLYAGSVRFLGPDLAGVEHTFDMTMYMLVGGIGTLAGPLLGALAIPWLTQYLQFLQAYRFVVFGPILILLVIFLPNGIVGLYMARKNRRAQPATPKSGIVARQSQSARGDRHA